A genomic window from Lotus japonicus ecotype B-129 chromosome 1, LjGifu_v1.2 includes:
- the LOC130739068 gene encoding histone-lysine N-methyltransferase ASHH2 isoform X2, with protein MGSCGESAIGDDPSGGSGIAKSLCPEVPTPLGCSVQESCSEEACDVLGSNVDLPGMTDGCVGGEHVGSASLVDAAEGSRDALADGCENADVLRSEKSAAAEGSRDALADGCENADVLRSDKTAEDGCQNCLENGDVEVSCLKGGELCSEDDFGDEVNFELPSESMTTNNLQKECTQQGDERDDMSSILPSAVDDSAVMEGNNDVADLLADAFNGVFDFRHSEVSLESESMADILVDCNQKNEPGEVMRNEDTLSMVVEKCDASDGMEIDACRQMSPSQGMEVLSGVSYRNTKVESTSDELCAQKDGVDLNSTCEEKIEAVIDNETTVDSYRTLGGSPVVDSLCDALDGIEVDACWKISPSQEGMEVPSGVLHRDTEVESTSDELCAQNDGADWNSTCEEKIEAAIDNEITVNSQRTLGSSPVVHSLCEPTLLGPGSEMKNGILQIEDNSCELNNYSAEGAADSTCKKTFYPESGQPSAVLITNISSKDVPDLLSKSDDVYINDNRVVDNPGQTNSVGKEAVEVDCIIESEQLPSLGNTRRTKSGRKTPTKKASRKCKNKVSVIHPGEGMKINLDSARKKRSCLSKPARSSIWGLLGNIKQFFQKDNELEVSEAMCRELGKPRSKRQNGRAIKSGASSSSLSLVQKQPVSTSSTRVRLKIKFGKEIDLSCSNVLTPEAVGGLASAAYLGSDSGSQRVASNAEDKFSEVVALSNLESLTNDQDKNGLVLDGQIANGHLENTERMEKSDGGAEEPCLTVLPEKLVEALVKPIDIKVMDPGTSPDSEVINSVLEVQVGERHEEDVHHSDLGSSKEFNSNLDVTISKRRKKKDKLIRLGNCITEDGSQDPPGKNRAKHSKNHRCKKNCSDAVNSLELPTSTEISKSLNNRELSTESLPLAGVIELGGSTEALKVEGQMEVKAAWIPSIDHGFSEPHGSENLLSSAKSMRRKLPKSLTSKVGKAKSKASESTSRKRTTSSCKEKQNKPICKSEVKGEGLSLKVKCEAEDHPHPDVVGNHKMDAAGNIDASDNISSVNLSNLDMLHGGGLGEQPLSPRNAWVSCDNCHKWRRIPAALADQIDATNCTWTCKDSSDKAFADCAIPQEKSNAEINAELGLSEGSGEEDVYERSKNYKELEYRPPLVPQQSTFTRIFTNEFLHRSRKTQTIDEIMVCHCKPSQEGKSGCGDECLNRMLNIECVQGTCPCGGRCSNQQFQKRKYASLRWFKSGRKGYGLKAVEDVSKGQFLIEYVGEVLDMHAYEARQREYALKGHRHFYFMTLNGSEVIDASAKGNLGRFINHSCEPNCRTEKWMVNGEICIGLFALKKIKKGEELTFDYNYVRVFGAAAKKCYCGSPRCRGYIGGGDPLDDEMIVQGDSDEEFPEPVMLTEDGEIEESEPDPRYFDNVDTKSSRHLLKDSDLLDKSTTAEDANGSPEKESSTNPASSAVLHSSVDVKDLKVKLSSSVQMEEISQQMEDTASKPLPAVQEGCAIESECADKTSSIKKLETTSSHTTVSKVLSDSSGSNRESKSEIVEGRNDFSQSPLPVDTPQLNGSVKKGKVRANPANGHKAELTATRLQVSSKHKKVVEGSSNGRFEAVQAKLNELLDGDGGISKRKDATKGYLKLLLLTVASGNRSNGEGIQSNRDLSMILDALLKTKSRAVLNDIINKNGLQMLHNIMKQYRLDFKKIPILRKLLKVLEFLAANNILTSEHIYSGPPCHGMESFRKSMLSLTEHDDKQVHQIARSFRDRWIRRSVRKPGYMDRDDNRLESHRSLNCNRFSASNNHRHEQDSRPSEANDCGQQSMLVTTSVDGIAQEGSSTVSPHTVENNGAKKRKRKSRWDQPAETNSNFDTGTISTSESQSIHDDVPPGFSHPMRPLNASLNSGDPALQNASHSGFLSDFIIGRPKERFNSRLPVSYGMPLSVAQQYGTPHAETIGFWFTAPGLPFNPFPPLPPYPRVDRGSQPSDTTTAMAIDQPAEVQKGDTGGLVNRCLDDMIPSTTGSNPDDVNLPGEGNQPDTKRLKADGSNDLGKRYFRQQKWNNSKIHRPWFKRDALRSSGNNSSGDLCSVGVDVTKESKGTSSSEDAICRDEKGANNI; from the exons ATGGGCTCGTGTGGGGAATCTGCGATCGGTGATGATCCCTCAGGCGGGTCTGGTATTGCAAAGAGTTTGTGTCCGGAGGTTCCGACGCCGTTAGGTTGTTCTGTGCAGGAGTCGTGTTCGGAAGAAGCTTGTGATGTGTTGGGGTCGAATGTTGACTTACCTGGTATGACTGATGGTTGTGTGGGAGGGGAGCATGTGGGTTCTGCGAGTCTTGTTGATGCTGCTGAGGGGTCCAGGGATGCTTTGGCTGATGGATGTGAGAATGCTGATGTGTTGAGGTCAGAGAAAAGCGCTGCTGCTGAGGGGTCCAGGGATGCTTTGGCAGATGGATGTGAAAATGCTGATGTGTTGAGGTCAGATAAAACCGCTGAAGATGGTTGTCAGAATTGCTTGGAGAATGGGGATGTTGAAGTTTCCTGTCTAAAAGGTGGTGAGCTGTGCTCAGAAGATGATTTTGGAGATGAAGTCAACTTTGAGCTGCCATCTGAGTCCATGACCACAAATAATTTGCAGAAGGAGTGCACTCAACAGGGTGATGAGAGGGATGATATGAGCAGCATTTTACCCTCAGCTGTAGATGATTCAGCAGTAATGGAAGGGAACAACGATGTTGCTGATTTACTCGCTGATGCTTTCAATGGTGTGTTTGATTTCAGGCATTCTGAAGTGTCTTTGGAATCAGAATCCATGGCTGACATACTAGTTGATTGCAACCAGAAAAATGAGCCAGGGGAAGTTATGAGAAATGAAGATACCTTGTCAATGGTTGTGGAAAAATGTGATGCTTCAGACGGAATGGAAATTGATGCTTGCAGGCAGATGTCTCCTTCACAGGGTATGGAAGTTCTGTCAGGTGTATCATATAGAAATACAAAAGTAGAGAGCACTAGTGATGAGCTATGTGCTCAGAAAGATGGAGTGGATTTGAATAGTACCTGTGAGGAAAAGATTGAAGCTGTTATTGATAATGAAACCACTGTTGATTCGTATAGGACCTTAGGGGGCTCACCTGTGGTTGATTCGCTTTGTGATGCTTTAGATGGAATAGAAGTCGATGCTTGCTGGAAGATATCTCCTTCACAGGAGGGTATGGAAGTTCCGTCAGGTGTATTACATAGAGATACAGAAGTAGAGAGCACAAGTGATGAGCTATGTGCTCAGAACGATGGAGCGGATTGGAATAGTACCTGTGAGGAAAAGATTGAAGCTGCTATTGATAATGAAATCACCGTTAATTCGCAAAGGACCTTAGGGAGCTCACCTGTAGTTCATTCACTTTGTGAGCCTACCTTGCTGGGTCCGGGGAGTGAAATGAAGAATGGTATACTGCAAATAGAAGATAATTCTTGTGAATTGAATAACTATTCTGCAGAGGGAGCTGCTGACTCTACCTGTAAGAAAACATTTTATCCAGAGTCAGGTCAGCCCTCTGCTGTTTTAATCACTAATATCTCTTCGAAGGATGTGCCTGATCTTCTTTCTAAAAGTGATGATGTTTACATCAATGATAATCGTGTTGTAGACAATCCTGGACAGACAAATAGTGTAGGAAAAGAAGCTGTTGAAGTTGATTGTATCATTGAAAGTGAACAGTTACCTTCTCTAGGGAACACTCGGAGGACCAAATCTGGTCGTAAGACACCAACCAAAAAGGCTTCAAGAAAATGCAAGAACAAAGTCAGTGTTATACATCCAGGCGAGGGCATGAAGATAAACTTAGATTCTgctagaaagaaaagaagttgTTTATCCAAACCAGCTCGTTCTTCTATCTGGGGATTGCTTGGGAACATCAAACAATTTTTTCAGAAAGATAATGAGCTTGAGGTCAGTGAAGCCATGTGCCGGGAATTGGGGAAGCCTAGAAGCAAACGTCAAAATGGCAGAGCGATTAAGAGCGGTGCAAGTTCCAGTTCATTGAGTTTAGTGCAGAAGCAACCTGTATCAACTTCATCTACTCGCGTTCGTCTAAAGATAAAGTTTGGAAAAGAAATTGATTTAAGTTGCTCAAATGTCTTGACTCCAGAGGCTGTTGGTGGCTTGGCTTCTGCTGCCTACTTGGGGTCTGATTCCGGTTCACAGAGAGTAGCCAGCAATGCTGAAGATAAATTTTCTGAAGTGGTAGCTTTGAGCAATCTAGAATCTTTAACAAATGACCAGGATAAAAATGGTCTTGTTCTAGATGGACAAATTGCAAATGGCCACTTAGAAAATACAGAAAGAATGGAGAAGTCAGATGGAGGTGCGGAGGAACCATGTCTCACAGTTCTTCCTGAAAAGTTGGTTGAAGCATTGGTTAAGCCAATCGATATTAAGGTTATGGATCCGGGAACTTCACCTGATTCAGAAGTTATCAATTCAGTTCTGGAAGTTCAGGTTGGGGAAAGACATGAAGAAGATGTACATCACTCTGATTTAGGTTCTTCAAAGGAGTTCAATTCTAATTTAGATGTTACCATCAgtaagagaaggaagaagaaagacaagCTTATTCGTTTGGGTAATTGTATCACTGAAGACGGATCACAAGATCCACCAGGAAAAAATAGAGCTAAGCATTCTAAGAATCACAGATGTAAGAAGAATTGCAGTGATGCAGTTAACTCTTTGGAATTGCCTACTTCCACTGAGATAAGCAAATCTTTGAACAATAGGGAATTGTCCACAGAATCATTGCCCCTTGCTGGAGTGATTGAACTTGGAGGCTCCACTGAGGCTTTGAAAGTTGAAGGTCAAATGGAAGTCAAGGCAGCTTGGATACCATCTATTGATCATGGATTTTCAGAACCCCATGGTTCTGAGAATTTGCTGTCTTCTGCAAAATCCATGCGGCGGAAACTACCAAAAAGTCTGACTAGTAAAGTTGGCAAGGCCAAATCTAAAGCTTCTGAGTCGACGAGCAGGAAAAGGACAACTTCTAGCTGCAAGGAGAAACAGAACAAGCCAATTTGTAAGAGTGAAGTTAAAGGAGAAGGTCTCTCTCTCAAAGTTAAGTGTGAAGCGGAAGATCACCCACATCCAG ATGTAGTTGGAAATCACAAGATGGATGCTGCTGGAAACATTGATGCCAGTGACAATATCTCATCAGTCAATTTATCTAATTTGGACATGCTGCATGGTGGTGGTTTGGGAGAGCAGCCCCTATCACCGCGTAATGCATGGGTGAGTTGTGATAATTGTCACAAGTGGCGGCGTATTCCAGCTGCGCTAGCTGACCAGATAGATGCAACTAACTGCACCTG GACATGTAAAGACAGCAGTGATAAAGCCTTTGCTGACTGTGCTATCCCACAAGAAAAGTCAAATGCAGAGATTAATGCAGAGTTGGGATTATCAGAGGGCTCTGGTGAAGAAGATGTGTATGAACGCTCTAAAAACTATAAGGAATTGGAATATCGACCGCCTCTGG TTCCCCAGCAATCAACCTTTACCCGTATTTTCACCAATGAGTTTCTGCATCGTAGCCGTAAAACTCAGACTATTGACGAG ATAATGGTCTGCCATTGCAAGCCATCTCAAGAAGGCAAGTCGGGCTGTGGGGATGAATGTCTAAACCGGATGCTTAACATTGAATGTGTGCAAGGAACCTGCCCATGTGGGGGGCGTTGTTCCAATCAGCAG TTCCAAAAACGCAAGTATGCCAGCCTGAGGTGGTTTAAAAGTGGGAGAAAAGGTTATGGACTGAAGGCAGTTGAGGATGTATCTAAAGGCCAGTTTCTTATTGAATATGTGGGAGAG GTGCTTGATATGCATGCTTATGAGGCACGGCAAAGAGAGTATGCTTTGAAGGGCCATAGACATTTCTATTTTATGACCTTGAATGGCAGTGAG GTGATAGATGCAAGTGCAAAAGGAAACTTGGGGCGTTTCATCAATCATAGTTGTGAACCTAACTGCCGGACAGAAAAG TGGATGGTGAATGGGGAAATCTGTATTGGACTGTTTGCATTGAAGAAAATTAAGAAG GGTGAAGAATTGACATTTGATTACAACTATGTAAGGGTTTTTGGTGCCGCTGCCAAAAAATGTTACTGTGGTTCTCCTCGTTGTCGTGGTTATATAGGTGGTGGTGATCCACTCGATGATGAAATGATAGTTCAAGGTGATTCAGATGAAGAATTTCCAGAACCTGTGATGCTCACTGAAGATGGTGAAATTGAGGAGAGTGAACCTGATCCCAGGTACTTTGATAATGTGGATACAAAGTCTTCTAGACATTTGTTAAAAGATAGCGATTTATTGGACAAGTCTACAACTGCTGAAGATGCAAATGGTTCTCCCGAGAAAGAAAGTTCTACGAACCCTGCCTCTTCTGCCGTGTTGCACAGCTCAGTTGATGTGAAAGACTTGAAGGTCAAGTTATCATCTTCTGTTCAAATGGAAGAAATTTCTCAACAAATGGAGGATACAGCAAGCAAACCCTTGCCTGCTGTACAAGAAGGTTGTGCAATTGAATCTGAGTGTGCAGACAAAACTTCTTCCATTAAAAAATTAGAGACTACTTCTTCCCATACAACTGTCAGCAAAGTGTTATCGGATTCTTCTGGTAGTAATCGAGAATCCAAGTCTGAAATAGTCGAAGGCAGGAATGATTTTTCACAATCACCCCTGCCTGTGGACACTCCTCAACTAAATGGATCAGTTAAAAAGGGGAAAGTTCGTGCTAATCCTGCAAATGGTCATAAAGCTGAGCTGACAGCCACCCGATTGCAGGTGTCATCCAAGCACAAAAAAGTTGTAGAAGGTTCTTCCAATGGACGGTTTGAAGCAG TTCAGGCGAAACTTAATGAGTTGCTAGATGGGGATGGAGGAATAAGCAAAAGAAAA GATGCCACTAAAGGCTACTTGAAGCTTTTGCTTCTCACTGTGGCATCAGGCAATAGAAGCAATGGTGAAGGAATTCAAAG CAATCGAGATCTTTCAATGATTCTTGATGCCCTTCTGAAAACAAAATCTAGAGCCGTGCTCAATGATATAATTAACAAAAACG GTCTGCAGATGTTGCATAACATAATGAAGCAGTACAGGCTGGACTTCAAAAAAATTCCAATACTACGAAAGCTTCTTAAG GTCTTAGAGTTCCTAGCAGCAAACAATATATTGACGTCTGAACATATCTATAGTGGTCCTCCTTGTCATGGAATGGAGAG CTTTAGGAAATCAATGCTGTCTCTGACTGAGCATGATGACAAACAG GTCCATCAAATTGCTCGAAGCTTCCGTGACAGATGGATTCGCAGATCTGTCAGAAAACCAGGCTATATGGACAGGGATGATAACAGGTTGGAATCTCACAGAAGCTTAAACTGTAACAGATTTTCAGCATCAAACAATCATAGGCACGAGCAGGATTCAAGACCTTCAGAGGCAAATGATTGTGGTCAGCAGTCGATGCTTGTGACAACTTCAGTAGATGGTATTGCCCAGGAGGGCAGCTCTACAGTGTCTCCACATACGGTTGAAAACAATGGGGCAAAAAAACGCAAGCGCAAAAGCCGATGGGATCAACCTGCCGAaacaaattcaaattttgatACGGGTACTATTTCTACTAGTGAAAGCCAGAGCATTCATGATGATGTTCCGCCAGGGTTTTCACATCCAATGCGCCCATTAAATGCTTCATTAAACTCTGGTGATCCTGCTTTGCAAAATGCTAGCCATTCTGGATTTCTGTCTGATTTCATTATTGGTCGTCCAAAAGAGAGATTCAACTCTCGCTTGCCTGTCTCATATGGAATGCCATTGTCCGTTGCCCAGCAATATGGAACACCTCATGCTGAAACCATAGGGTTTTGGTTCACAGCACCAGGCCTGCCTTTCAACCCATTTCCTCCACTACCCCCATATCCACGGGTTGACAGAGGCTCTCAACCTTCTGATACTACTACTGCTATGGCAATTGATCAGCCTGCCGAAGTTCAGAAGGGGGATACCGGTGGCCTGGTTAATCGTTGCTTAGATGATATGATTCCCAGCACAACTGGCTCTAACCCTGATGACGTGAACCTTCCTGGTGAGGGCAACCAACCTGATACGAAGCGGTTGAAGGCTGATGGCTCCAACGATTTGGGAAAGAGGTACTTCAGGCAGCAGAAATGGAATAATTCAAAAATACATCGACCATGGTTCAAGAGGGATGCATTGAGAAGTAGTGGGAACAACTCTAGTGGTGATTTGTGCAGTGTAGGCGTAGATGTAACGAAGGAGTCAAAAGGAACTTCTTCGTCGGAGGATGCAATCTGTAGAGATGAGAAAGGGGCCAATAATATTTAA